A genomic stretch from Lathyrus oleraceus cultivar Zhongwan6 chromosome 2, CAAS_Psat_ZW6_1.0, whole genome shotgun sequence includes:
- the LOC127122911 gene encoding uncharacterized protein LOC127122911: MLETQISQVAYQQAAIAAPAGAFPGQPQPNPKGHTNAITIQSGTKLYEPTDPIIQNSAMYQNFGKGSEKLNKPTNDGKKDEIGEEKDKEPPYVPPPSYKPLVPYPQRLVKSKNEGQFKKFVKLLKQLNITIQFKEAITQMPSYAKFLKEIISNKKKLEDNETVMLTAECNVIIQNNMPPKLKDPGRFSIPCVIGKFIIDKSLCDLGASVSLMPLSTC; this comes from the coding sequence atgttagaaacccAGATCTCCCAAGTAGCCTATCAACAAGCCGCAATAGCAGCTCCAGCTGGAGCATTTCCTGGTCAACCTCAACCAAACCCAAAAGGCCACACTAACGCTATCACCATTCAAAGTGGAACAAAACTATATGAACCAACTGACCCCATAATCCAAAATTCGGCCATGTATCAAAATTTTGGTAAGGGATCCGAAAAATTAAACAAACCAACCAATGATGGAAAGAAAGACGAAATCGGAGAGGAAAAAGATAAAGAACCACCTTATGTGCCTCCGCCATCATACAAACCACTTGTACCTTATCCCCAAAGACTTGTTAAGTCTAAAAATGAAGGACAATTCAAGAAATTCGTAAAACTTCTGAAGCAACTTAACATAACCATACAATTCAAAGAAGCCATTAcgcaaatgccctcatatgctaaattccTTAAAGAGATTATTTCCAACAAGAAAAAACTTGAGGACAATGAAACCGTTATGCTTACTGCAGAATGTAACGTTATCATTCAAAACAACATGCCTCCTAAACTGAAAGACCCTGGTAGATTTTCCATACCATGTGTAATCGGAAAGTTTATCATAGACAAATctctatgcgatttaggagccaGTGTTAGTTTAATGCCCTTATCCACATGCTAA